One segment of Antennarius striatus isolate MH-2024 chromosome 5, ASM4005453v1, whole genome shotgun sequence DNA contains the following:
- the mars1 gene encoding methionine--tRNA ligase, cytoplasmic isoform X1 → MEVHMKLFVSEGNPNCLKVLAALEVTGVTCDVQYVNHDERVVPFLSRPAVPVLLLPSGTQLFSSNAICRYLFEVSGRDSNDLCNQWLEWEATDLQPALLQAFHTALLQTKEVDVFTPLQGPLNYLDQSLRKGTTPYLTGEVVSVADVVLWAALYPILSDSSLSVGEQKSVKTWFDRSTAVHGLESAAQKVLQGKGLQGMKSYMQKQPAPQSSQCRDTQLCNSNPVEGEEGERVVSEQEMEEAAFIWSKGLSVCTAPDRKHPILPQEGKRNLLVTSALPYVNNVPHLGNIIGCVLSADVFSRYSRLRGWNILYLCGTDEYGTATENKAREEGLTPQQICDKYHVIHADIYKWFQIDFDYFGRTTTEKQTEIAQDIFWQLHKHGFLVEDTVEQLRCENCQRFLADRFVEGTCPYCSYLEARGDQCDKCGRLINAVELREPQCKVCTQTPVIRSSKHLFLDLPKLEAPLEQWLEKSTSTGDWTANAKQITRSWLRDGLKPRCITRDLKWGTPVPHPDFKEKVFYVWFDAPIGYVSITANYTDKWEKWWKNPNQVELYNFMAKDNVPFHSVVFPCSLLGAQDNYTLVSHLIATEYLNYEDTKFSKSRGVGVFGDMAMDTGIPSDVWRFYLLYVRPEGQDSAFSWADMATKNNSELLNNLGNFINRAGMFVTKFFEGCVPAMELQQEDKKLLALVGWELQQYIQLMDKVKIRDSLKHILNVSRHGNQYIQVNEPWKKIKGGDADRQRAGTVTGVSVNIACLLSVMLFPYMPTVSQTIRDQLNTPQSCINTMMQGTGTFVCVLSAGHRIGTVSPLFQKLEVDQIEALKKRFSGQQLEDETPKQKNAQNAASSQPTAVPAAAAAAAAAGVETVDAVDPQKAKQAVAEQGEKVRALKAQKADKAVITAEVAKLLDLKKQLAAAEGKSPEPAPRKGNK, encoded by the exons ATGGAAGTCCATATGAAGCTCTTTGTCAGTGAAGGCAACCCGAACTGCCTGAAGGTGCTCGCTGCCTTAGAAGTGACCGGAGTTACATGTGACGTTCAGTATGTCAACCACGACG AGCGAGTCGTGCCCTTCCTAAGCCGTCCTGCTGTGCCAGTCCTGCTCCTGCCCAGTGGAACACAACTTTTCAGCTCCAATGCCATCTGCAG ATACCTATTTGAAGTGAGTGGACGAGACTCAAATGATCTTTGCAATCAGTGGCTGGAATGGGAGGCCACGGATCTTCAG CCTGCACTGCTACAGGCCTtccacacagcactgctgcagaccAAAGAAGTAGATGTGTTCACGCCCCTCCAGGGGCCCCTCAACTACTTAGACCAAAGCCTGAGAAAGGGGACCACGCCATATTTAACTGGG GAGGTGGTTTCAGTTGCTGATGTTGTTTTATGGGCTGCGCTGTACCCCATTTTATCTGACTCTTCGTTATCAGTGG GTGAGCAGAAGTCTGTGAAGACGTGGTTTGACCGTAGCACTGCTGTGCACGGTTTAGAATCTGCAGCTCAGAAAGTGCTGCAGGGAAAAGGCCTTCAGGGCATGAAGAGCTACATGCAGAAGCAGCCTGCCCCTCAGAGCAGCCAGTGCAGAGACACACAGCTATGCAACAGCAACCCTGTAGAG GGAGAGGAGGGTGAACGTGTGGTGTCAGAAcaggagatggaggaagctgCTTTCATATGGAGTAAAGGACTGAGTGTCTGCACTGCTCCGGACCGAAAACACCCCAT TTTGCCACAGGAGGGCAAGAGAAACCTGCTTGTGACCAGCGCCTTGCCTTATGTCAACAATGTCCCCCACCTGGGCAACATCATCGGCTGCGTCCTCAGTGCTGACGTCTTTTCCAG GTATAGCCGCTTGCGAGGCTGGAACATCCTGTATCTGTGTGGAACAGATGAATACGGTACAGCTACAGAGAACAAGGCTAGAGAGGAGGGTCTGACGCCACAACAGATCTGTGACAAATACCACGTCATTCACGCTGACATCTACAAGTGGTTTCAGATAGACTTTGACTATTTTGGAAGAACCACCACTGAGAAGCAGACGGA GATAGCTCAGGACATTTTCTGGCAACTCCACAAACATGGTTTTTTAGTGGAAGACACGGTGGAGCAGCTGCGTTGTGAGAACTGCCAGCGTTTTCTTGCCGACCGATTTGTAGAAGGAACCTGTCCTTACTGCAGCTACCTGGAAGCACGTGGCGACCAGTGTGACAAGTGTGGGCGGCTCATCAATGCTGTCGAACTCAGG gaaccacagtGTAAGGTCTGCACGCAGACTCCTGTCATCCGCTCCTCCAAACACCTTTTCCTAGACCTACCAAAG CTTGAGGCTCCATTAGAACAGTGGCTGGAAAAGTCAACCAGCACAGGAGACTGGACTGCTAACGCCAAACAGATAACTCGCTCCTGGCTGCGAGATGGACTCAAACCTCGCTGCATCACCAGGGATCTGAAGTGGGgaacacctgtgcctcatcctGACTTTAAAGAGAAG GTGTTCTACGTGTGGTTTGATGCCCCCATTGGTTATGTGTCCATTACTGCCAACTACACTGACAAATGGGAAAAGTGGTGGAAAAATCCTAATCAG GTGGAGCTGTACAACTTCATGGCCAAAGACAATGTGCCATTCCACAGTGTGGTGTTCCCCTGCTCCCTACTGGGAGCTCAAGACAACTACACTCTGGTCAGCCACCTCATCGCTACTG AATATCTGAATTATGAGGACACAAAGTTCTCCAAGAGCCggggtgttggtgtgtttggagACATGGCGATGGACACAGGCATCCCGTCCGACGTGTGGCGGTTCTACCTCCTCTACGTCCGTCCAGAGGGACAGGATTCAGCCTTCTCCTGGGCTGACATGGCTACCAAGAACAACTCCGAGCTACTCAACAACTTGGGAAACTTCATCAACAG aGCCGGCATGTTTGTCACTAAGTTCTTTGAAGGCTGCGTTCCCGCAATGGAGCTACAGCAGGAAGATAAGAAACTCCTTGCTCTGGTGGGCTGGGAGCTGCAGCAGTACATCCAGCTCATGGATAAAGTCAA AATCCGTGATTCTCTGAAACATATCCTCAACGTCTCTCGCCATGGCAACCAATACATTCAAGTCAATGAACCCTGGAAGAAGATCAAGGGAGGAGATGCGGATAG GCAGCGGGCTGGTACAGTGACCGGTGTGTCTGTGAACATCGCCTGCTTGCTGTCAGTTATGCTATTTCCATACATGCCAACGGTCAGTCAAACTATCCGGGATCAGCTCAACACCCCTCAGTCTTGCATCAATACCATGATGCAAGGCACCGGcacctttgtgtgtgtcctgagtGCCGGCCACCGTATTGGTACT GTCAGTCCGTTGTTCCAGAAGCTGGAGGTGGACCAGATTGAGGCTTTGAAGAAGAGATTTAGTGGACAGCAG CTGGAAGACGAAACACCTAAACAAAAG AATGCTCAGAATGCTGCCAGCTCTCAGCCTACCGCTgtgccagctgctgctgctgctgctgctgctgctggggtgGAGACGGTGGACGCCGTGGACCCACAGAAAGCCAAACAGGCTGTGGCTGAGCAG GGGGAGAAGGTTCGAGCGCTCAAAGCCCAAAAAGCGGACAAAGCTGTCATCACAGCAGAAGTGGCCAAACTGTTGGACCTGAAGAAGCAGCTTGCGGCTGCTGAGGGGAAGAGCCCAGAGCCTGCTCCACGGAAGGGCAACAAGTGA
- the mars1 gene encoding methionine--tRNA ligase, cytoplasmic isoform X2, translated as MEVHMKLFVSEGNPNCLKVLAALEVTGVTCDVQYVNHDERVVPFLSRPAVPVLLLPSGTQLFSSNAICRYLFEVSGRDSNDLCNQWLEWEATDLQPALLQAFHTALLQTKEVDVFTPLQGPLNYLDQSLRKGTTPYLTGEVVSVADVVLWAALYPILSDSSLSVGEQKSVKTWFDRSTAVHGLESAAQKVLQGKGLQGMKSYMQKQPAPQSSQCRDTQLCNSNPVEGEEGERVVSEQEMEEAAFIWSKGLSVCTAPDRKHPILPQEGKRNLLVTSALPYVNNVPHLGNIIGCVLSADVFSRYSRLRGWNILYLCGTDEYGTATENKAREEGLTPQQICDKYHVIHADIYKWFQIDFDYFGRTTTEKQTEIAQDIFWQLHKHGFLVEDTVEQLRCENCQRFLADRFVEGTCPYCSYLEARGDQCDKCGRLINAVELREPQCKVCTQTPVIRSSKHLFLDLPKLEAPLEQWLEKSTSTGDWTANAKQITRSWLRDGLKPRCITRDLKWGTPVPHPDFKEKVFYVWFDAPIGYVSITANYTDKWEKWWKNPNQVELYNFMAKDNVPFHSVVFPCSLLGAQDNYTLVSHLIATEYLNYEDTKFSKSRGVGVFGDMAMDTGIPSDVWRFYLLYVRPEGQDSAFSWADMATKNNSELLNNLGNFINRAGMFVTKFFEGCVPAMELQQEDKKLLALVGWELQQYIQLMDKVKIRDSLKHILNVSRHGNQYIQVNEPWKKIKGGDADRQRAGTVTGVSVNIACLLSVMLFPYMPTVSQTIRDQLNTPQSCINTMMQGTGTFVCVLSAGHRIGTVSPLFQKLEVDQIEALKKRFSGQQNAQNAASSQPTAVPAAAAAAAAAGVETVDAVDPQKAKQAVAEQGEKVRALKAQKADKAVITAEVAKLLDLKKQLAAAEGKSPEPAPRKGNK; from the exons ATGGAAGTCCATATGAAGCTCTTTGTCAGTGAAGGCAACCCGAACTGCCTGAAGGTGCTCGCTGCCTTAGAAGTGACCGGAGTTACATGTGACGTTCAGTATGTCAACCACGACG AGCGAGTCGTGCCCTTCCTAAGCCGTCCTGCTGTGCCAGTCCTGCTCCTGCCCAGTGGAACACAACTTTTCAGCTCCAATGCCATCTGCAG ATACCTATTTGAAGTGAGTGGACGAGACTCAAATGATCTTTGCAATCAGTGGCTGGAATGGGAGGCCACGGATCTTCAG CCTGCACTGCTACAGGCCTtccacacagcactgctgcagaccAAAGAAGTAGATGTGTTCACGCCCCTCCAGGGGCCCCTCAACTACTTAGACCAAAGCCTGAGAAAGGGGACCACGCCATATTTAACTGGG GAGGTGGTTTCAGTTGCTGATGTTGTTTTATGGGCTGCGCTGTACCCCATTTTATCTGACTCTTCGTTATCAGTGG GTGAGCAGAAGTCTGTGAAGACGTGGTTTGACCGTAGCACTGCTGTGCACGGTTTAGAATCTGCAGCTCAGAAAGTGCTGCAGGGAAAAGGCCTTCAGGGCATGAAGAGCTACATGCAGAAGCAGCCTGCCCCTCAGAGCAGCCAGTGCAGAGACACACAGCTATGCAACAGCAACCCTGTAGAG GGAGAGGAGGGTGAACGTGTGGTGTCAGAAcaggagatggaggaagctgCTTTCATATGGAGTAAAGGACTGAGTGTCTGCACTGCTCCGGACCGAAAACACCCCAT TTTGCCACAGGAGGGCAAGAGAAACCTGCTTGTGACCAGCGCCTTGCCTTATGTCAACAATGTCCCCCACCTGGGCAACATCATCGGCTGCGTCCTCAGTGCTGACGTCTTTTCCAG GTATAGCCGCTTGCGAGGCTGGAACATCCTGTATCTGTGTGGAACAGATGAATACGGTACAGCTACAGAGAACAAGGCTAGAGAGGAGGGTCTGACGCCACAACAGATCTGTGACAAATACCACGTCATTCACGCTGACATCTACAAGTGGTTTCAGATAGACTTTGACTATTTTGGAAGAACCACCACTGAGAAGCAGACGGA GATAGCTCAGGACATTTTCTGGCAACTCCACAAACATGGTTTTTTAGTGGAAGACACGGTGGAGCAGCTGCGTTGTGAGAACTGCCAGCGTTTTCTTGCCGACCGATTTGTAGAAGGAACCTGTCCTTACTGCAGCTACCTGGAAGCACGTGGCGACCAGTGTGACAAGTGTGGGCGGCTCATCAATGCTGTCGAACTCAGG gaaccacagtGTAAGGTCTGCACGCAGACTCCTGTCATCCGCTCCTCCAAACACCTTTTCCTAGACCTACCAAAG CTTGAGGCTCCATTAGAACAGTGGCTGGAAAAGTCAACCAGCACAGGAGACTGGACTGCTAACGCCAAACAGATAACTCGCTCCTGGCTGCGAGATGGACTCAAACCTCGCTGCATCACCAGGGATCTGAAGTGGGgaacacctgtgcctcatcctGACTTTAAAGAGAAG GTGTTCTACGTGTGGTTTGATGCCCCCATTGGTTATGTGTCCATTACTGCCAACTACACTGACAAATGGGAAAAGTGGTGGAAAAATCCTAATCAG GTGGAGCTGTACAACTTCATGGCCAAAGACAATGTGCCATTCCACAGTGTGGTGTTCCCCTGCTCCCTACTGGGAGCTCAAGACAACTACACTCTGGTCAGCCACCTCATCGCTACTG AATATCTGAATTATGAGGACACAAAGTTCTCCAAGAGCCggggtgttggtgtgtttggagACATGGCGATGGACACAGGCATCCCGTCCGACGTGTGGCGGTTCTACCTCCTCTACGTCCGTCCAGAGGGACAGGATTCAGCCTTCTCCTGGGCTGACATGGCTACCAAGAACAACTCCGAGCTACTCAACAACTTGGGAAACTTCATCAACAG aGCCGGCATGTTTGTCACTAAGTTCTTTGAAGGCTGCGTTCCCGCAATGGAGCTACAGCAGGAAGATAAGAAACTCCTTGCTCTGGTGGGCTGGGAGCTGCAGCAGTACATCCAGCTCATGGATAAAGTCAA AATCCGTGATTCTCTGAAACATATCCTCAACGTCTCTCGCCATGGCAACCAATACATTCAAGTCAATGAACCCTGGAAGAAGATCAAGGGAGGAGATGCGGATAG GCAGCGGGCTGGTACAGTGACCGGTGTGTCTGTGAACATCGCCTGCTTGCTGTCAGTTATGCTATTTCCATACATGCCAACGGTCAGTCAAACTATCCGGGATCAGCTCAACACCCCTCAGTCTTGCATCAATACCATGATGCAAGGCACCGGcacctttgtgtgtgtcctgagtGCCGGCCACCGTATTGGTACT GTCAGTCCGTTGTTCCAGAAGCTGGAGGTGGACCAGATTGAGGCTTTGAAGAAGAGATTTAGTGGACAGCAG AATGCTCAGAATGCTGCCAGCTCTCAGCCTACCGCTgtgccagctgctgctgctgctgctgctgctgctggggtgGAGACGGTGGACGCCGTGGACCCACAGAAAGCCAAACAGGCTGTGGCTGAGCAG GGGGAGAAGGTTCGAGCGCTCAAAGCCCAAAAAGCGGACAAAGCTGTCATCACAGCAGAAGTGGCCAAACTGTTGGACCTGAAGAAGCAGCTTGCGGCTGCTGAGGGGAAGAGCCCAGAGCCTGCTCCACGGAAGGGCAACAAGTGA
- the ddit3 gene encoding DNA damage-inducible transcript 3 protein codes for MTAEWLHLPPPYPPGVGPLCGAELEAWYEDLQDILGSDTGGAKLARAPTCIEKEPEFLDVLESCSLTWLTDGNQTWSEGAQRATEEIHSAQSLHHTSSSSSSSSCMSPAVTEEQRAEAESGRSRDGSAGGGSDLLPPEFFELLSEGGVGMVDSSGTVLSGGYYYHNHQSHPANDTHPVSPSASEEELPCVPDSPSYSSSASLSPSQNCSSPSSPVSSPSVYPSSLLGKRKRITSEKVNSALSSFASSTQRATSSYSSAKKSRKEREQENERKVQELTEQNERLKAEIERLGEEVQRTRRALIERLVNSRK; via the exons ATGACAGCCGAGTGGCTACACCTGCCCCCGCCATACCCCCCTGGCGTAGGGCCGTTGTGTGGTGCAGAGTTGGAGGCGTGGTATGAGGACCTGCAAGATATTCTGGGCTCAGATACAGGAGGGGCAAAACTGGCACGTGCCCCCACATGCATCGAG AAGGAACCAGAGTTCCTGGATGTCCTGGAGAGTTGCTCTCTGACGTGGCTGACTGATGGAAACCAGACATGGAGCGAGGGTGCTCAGAGGGCAACAGAGGAGATCCACAGCGCCCAGTCTCTGCATCAtacctcatcatcatcctcatcttcctcgtGCATGAGTCCAGCTGTTACAGAGGAGCAGCGGGCGGAGGCTGAGAGTGGGAGAAGCAGAGATGGTTCGGCAGGAGGGGGCAGTGATCTGCTGCCTCCTGAGTTCTTTGAGTTGCTTAGTGAAGGAGGAGTGGGGATGGTGGACTCCAGTGGAACGGTGCTAAGCGGTGGCTACTATTACCACAACCATCAAAGCCACCCGGCTAACGATACCCATCCTGTGTCTCCCTCGGCCAGCGAGGAGGAACTGCCTTGTGTCCCAGATTCTCCGTCCTACTCTTCTTCCGCCTCCCTGTCGCCATCTCAGAATTGTTCTTCCCCGTCCTCACCCGTCTCTTCTCCCTCGGTCTACCCGTCCTCCCTCCTGGGAAAACGCAAACGGATCACCAGCGAGAAGGTCAACAGTGCCTTGTCCTCTTTCGCCTCATCCACGCAACGAGCAACCTCATCTTACTCGTCTGCCAAAAAGAGTCGCAAAGAAAGAGAGCAGGAGAACGAGAGGAAGGTACAAGAGCTGACAGAGCAGAACGAGCGTTTGAAAGCAGAGATTGAAAGGTTAGGAGAGGAAGTACAGAGGACACGTAGAGCGTTGATAGAGAGACTAGTGAACAGCAGGAAATGA
- the dctn2 gene encoding dynactin subunit 2, giving the protein MADPKYANLPGIAFNEPDVYETGDLPEDDQAQFESEELCSDSVERIVVNPNAAYDKFKDKHVTTKGLDFSDRISKSRRVGYESGEFEILGEGCGVKETPQQKYQRLLNEIQELTQEVDTIQAATKESNAEERLTPVVLAQQAAQLKQLLVSAHLDSLLGPQAHINLADPDGALARRLLTQLEVAKSSHVSAATDGKRTASAKGPDGVVLYELHSRPEQEKFNESAKMAELEKRLAEMEIAVGSGSDKQGPLSSGIQGVSLMDTIELLQARVNALDSATLDQVEARLQSVLGKMNEIAKHKAAIEDADTQNKVSQLYDVVQKWDAMSTSTPQVVQRLVAVKELHEQAMQFGQLLTHLDTTQQMINNSLKDNNTLLAQVQQTMKENLVAVEENFAALDQRIKKLNK; this is encoded by the exons GAAGAGCTTTGCAGTGACAGCGTGGAGAGGATTGTCGTCAATCCCAATGCAGCCTATGACAAGTTCAAAGACAAACACGTCACCACCAAGGGACTCG ACTTCTCAGACAGAATCAGTAAAAGCAGAAGAGTGGGCTATGAATCAGGAGAATTTGAAATT CTCGGAGAGGGTTGTGGCGTGAAAGAGACTCCTCAGCAGAAGTACCAGCGCCTGCTGAATGAGATCCAGGAACTCACCCAGGAAGTGGACACCATCCAG GCTGCTACAAAAGAAAGCAATGCAGAGGAGCGCCTGACCCCGGTCGTACTGGCCCAGCAGGCAGCCCAGCTCAAACAGCTACTGGTCTCCGCCCACCTGGACTCGCTGCTGGGACCCCAGGCACACATTAACCTGGCCGACCCAGATGGAGCGCTGGCCCG ACGCCTGCTCACCCAGCTGGAGGTGGCCAAGAGCAGCCATGTCAGTGCTGCCACAGATGGAAAGCGAACGGCTTCAGCAAAAGGCCCAGATGGAGTTGTCCTCTATGAGCTGCACAGCAGACCAGAGCAGGAAAAATTCAATGAGTCTGCCAAG ATGGCAGAACTGGAGAAGCGTCTCGCTGAGATGGAGATTGCTGTTGGCTCAGGATCAGACaagcag GGACCTCTGAGTTCTGGCATACAAGGGGTCAGTTTGATG GACACCATTGAGCTTCTCCAGGCCAGGGTCAATGCATTGGATTCTGCTACTCTAGATCAAGTGGAGGCCAGACTGCAG AGTGTCCTTGGGAAGATGAATGAGATTGCTAAACACAAAGCAGCAATCGAGGATGCAGATACACAAAATAAG GTGTCGCAGCTTTATGATGTGGTTCAGAAGTGGGACGCCATGTCCACTTCCACACCTCAAGTGGTGCAGAGGCTTGTTGCTGTAAAGGAGTTGCATGAACaag CCATGCAGTTCGGTCAGCTGCTGACCCACCTAGACACCACACAGCAGATGATCAACAACTCTCTGAAGGACAATAACACTCTGCTGGCACAG GTCCAGCAGACGATGAAGGAAAACCTTGTGGCTGTAGAGGAAAACTTTGCTGCTCTTGATCAGAGGATTAAAAAGCTCAACAAATAA